A window of Xylophilus sp. GW821-FHT01B05 contains these coding sequences:
- a CDS encoding NAD(P)H-dependent oxidoreductase, which translates to MSQYRIAVVVGSLRKDSLNRQLARALEPLFPAGFTFEHLRIDDLPLYNQDDDGSPAAAVIRLRGEVKAAQGLLFVTPEYNRSIPGVLKNAIDHASRPYGQNAWAGKPAGVLGVSVGAIGTALAQQHLRNVLAYLDVPTLGQPEAFIQNKEGLFDGQGHIGEGSKKFLQTWVDQYVAWVKRHQG; encoded by the coding sequence ATGAGCCAGTACCGCATTGCAGTCGTCGTCGGCAGCCTTCGCAAGGATTCGCTCAACCGCCAGTTGGCGCGTGCGCTGGAGCCGCTGTTTCCGGCCGGTTTCACCTTCGAGCACCTGCGCATAGACGATCTGCCGCTCTACAACCAGGACGACGACGGCAGCCCGGCAGCGGCGGTGATCCGTCTGCGCGGGGAGGTCAAGGCGGCCCAGGGCCTGCTCTTTGTCACGCCGGAATACAACCGCTCCATCCCGGGCGTGCTCAAGAACGCGATCGACCATGCCTCGCGCCCCTACGGCCAGAACGCCTGGGCCGGCAAGCCTGCCGGGGTGCTGGGTGTGTCGGTCGGTGCCATCGGCACTGCACTGGCGCAACAGCACCTGCGCAATGTGCTGGCCTACCTCGACGTGCCCACGCTGGGCCAGCCAGAGGCCTTTATCCAGAACAAAGAAGGCCTGTTCGACGGGCAGGGCCATATCGGCGAAGGCAGCAAGAAGTTTCTGCAGACCTGGGTGGACCAGTACGTGGCCTGGGTCAAGCGCCATCAGGGCTGA
- a CDS encoding peroxiredoxin: protein MATLRLGDTAPDFTQESSLGTIQFHEWAGNSWVVLFSHPADFTPVCTTELGRTAALSGEFAKRGVKPIAISVDPVGKHKEWISDINETQNTTVTFPILADADRKVSELYDLIHPNASATATVRSVFFIDPNKKVRATLTYPASTGRNFDELLRVIDSLQLTDSHKVATPADWTDGDDVVILPSLQDPAEIAQRFPKGYKTVKPYLRLTPQPNK, encoded by the coding sequence ATGGCCACCCTTCGACTGGGCGATACCGCCCCCGATTTCACGCAAGAATCTTCCCTTGGCACGATCCAGTTCCATGAGTGGGCTGGCAATTCCTGGGTGGTGCTGTTCTCCCATCCGGCCGATTTCACGCCGGTGTGCACCACCGAGTTGGGCCGCACGGCCGCGTTGTCGGGCGAGTTTGCCAAGCGTGGCGTGAAGCCGATCGCGATCAGCGTGGACCCGGTCGGCAAGCACAAAGAGTGGATCAGCGACATCAACGAGACGCAGAACACCACGGTCACCTTCCCGATCCTGGCCGATGCCGATCGCAAGGTGTCCGAGCTGTACGACCTGATCCACCCCAACGCATCTGCCACGGCCACGGTGCGCAGCGTGTTCTTCATCGACCCGAACAAGAAGGTGCGCGCCACGCTGACCTACCCGGCCAGCACTGGCCGCAACTTTGACGAGCTGCTGCGCGTGATCGATTCGCTGCAGCTCACCGACAGCCACAAGGTCGCCACGCCGGCCGACTGGACGGACGGCGACGACGTGGTGATCCTGCCCAGCCTGCAAGACCCGGCGGAGATCGCCCAGCGCTTCCCCAAGGGCTACAAGACCGTCAAGCCCTACCTGCGCCTGACGCCCCAGCCGAACAAGTGA
- a CDS encoding alpha/beta hydrolase, protein MAPRSGAAQPTIVIVPGWRGSGEGHWQSLWATHLTDAHRVEQDDWVTPSRKAWVAALERTVQEAPGPVVVAAHSLGCIAVSHLGPQAQERICGALLVAPADPERRAVLSDFAPVPHARLPYRSIVVASSNDPYCPIRLAGAYARSWGSEFVRLQEAGHINVESGHGDWPLGLALLQSLTGALSLSVTPVTSTPFSSSTFATESA, encoded by the coding sequence ATGGCCCCGCGCAGCGGCGCCGCACAGCCCACCATCGTCATCGTGCCGGGCTGGCGCGGCTCTGGCGAAGGCCACTGGCAGAGCCTGTGGGCCACGCACTTGACCGATGCCCACCGCGTCGAGCAAGACGACTGGGTCACGCCCAGCCGCAAGGCCTGGGTGGCCGCGCTGGAGCGCACCGTCCAAGAGGCCCCCGGGCCAGTGGTGGTGGCCGCGCACAGCCTGGGATGCATAGCAGTCAGCCATCTGGGCCCGCAGGCGCAGGAGCGCATCTGCGGCGCCTTGCTGGTGGCCCCGGCCGACCCGGAGCGCCGCGCCGTGCTGAGCGACTTCGCGCCGGTGCCGCATGCCCGCCTGCCTTACCGCAGCATCGTGGTGGCCAGCAGCAATGACCCGTACTGCCCGATCCGCCTGGCCGGTGCCTATGCGCGCTCGTGGGGCAGCGAGTTCGTGCGCCTGCAGGAGGCCGGCCACATCAACGTCGAATCCGGCCATGGCGACTGGCCGTTGGGATTGGCGCTGCTGCAGTCGCTTACGGGTGCTTTGTCGCTGAGCGTTACACCCGTAACATCCACCCCTTTTTCTTCTTCCACCTTCGCAACGGAATCCGCATGA
- a CDS encoding sulfate ABC transporter substrate-binding protein gives MNSRLKIALAAAALAASGLASAQTLLNASYDVAREFYKDYNAAFIAQYKKTTGKDVKIDQSHGGSSAQARAVADGLDADVVTMNTSTDIDFLAERGVVAKDWTKRFPDNASPTTSTMLFLTRNGNPKNIKDWDDLIKPGIQVVVVNPKTGGNGRYAYLAAWGYVKKKGGSDAQAAEFVGKLYKNVPVLGKGGRDATTTFLQRNVGDVLITFESEVVSINREFGDGKVDAVYPSISIVAENPVAVIERTVAKKGTGELAKAYLDWLYSDEAQEIAAKHALRPRSAAVLKKHADVFKPLQLFTVQELFGSLGEAQKVHFNDGGQFDKLYTVGR, from the coding sequence ATGAACTCCCGACTCAAGATCGCGCTTGCTGCCGCCGCGCTGGCCGCCAGCGGCCTGGCCTCTGCCCAGACCCTGCTCAACGCCTCCTACGACGTGGCCCGTGAGTTCTACAAGGACTACAACGCGGCGTTCATTGCCCAGTACAAGAAGACCACCGGCAAGGACGTGAAGATCGACCAGTCGCATGGCGGCTCCAGCGCCCAGGCGCGCGCCGTGGCCGACGGCCTGGACGCGGACGTGGTGACCATGAACACCTCCACCGATATCGACTTCCTGGCCGAGCGCGGCGTGGTCGCCAAGGACTGGACCAAGCGTTTCCCCGACAACGCATCGCCCACCACCTCGACCATGCTGTTCCTGACCCGCAACGGCAACCCCAAGAACATCAAGGACTGGGACGACCTGATCAAGCCCGGCATCCAGGTGGTGGTGGTCAACCCCAAGACTGGTGGCAATGGCCGCTACGCCTACCTGGCCGCCTGGGGCTACGTGAAGAAGAAGGGCGGCAGCGACGCGCAGGCCGCAGAGTTCGTCGGCAAGCTCTACAAGAACGTGCCGGTGCTGGGCAAGGGCGGCCGCGACGCGACCACCACCTTCCTGCAGCGCAACGTGGGCGACGTGCTGATCACCTTCGAATCCGAAGTGGTGTCGATCAACCGCGAGTTCGGCGACGGCAAGGTGGATGCGGTCTACCCGTCGATCAGCATCGTGGCCGAGAACCCGGTGGCGGTTATTGAGCGCACGGTGGCCAAGAAGGGCACGGGCGAACTGGCCAAGGCCTACCTGGACTGGCTGTACTCGGATGAGGCACAAGAGATTGCCGCCAAGCATGCGCTGCGCCCGCGTTCGGCGGCGGTGCTGAAGAAGCACGCCGACGTGTTCAAGCCGCTGCAGCTGTTCACGGTGCAGGAACTGTTTGGCAGCCTGGGTGAAGCGCAGAAGGTGCACTTCAACGACGGCGGCCAGTTCGACAAGCTCTACACCGTCGGCCGCTAA
- the cysT gene encoding sulfate ABC transporter permease subunit CysT produces the protein MSASTIAPPAAVQRSGRRSAKRVLPGFGLTLGYTLFWLSVIVLVPLSALVLRSFSLTGEQFWAAVSSPRVLASYRLTFGASLLAALVNLVFGLLLAWVLVRYKFPGKKIVDALVDLPFALPTAVAGISLTALLAGNGWVGQYLEPMGIKLAFTPAGVVIALIFIGLPFVVRTVQPVLEDTEKELEEAATCLGATRLQTFTKVILPSIAPALLTGFAMAFARAIGEYGSVIFIAGNMPMISEITPLIIIGKLEQYDYAGATAVAVVMLVISFLLLLVINGLQAWQRRRAGMPA, from the coding sequence ATGTCGGCCTCCACCATCGCACCGCCTGCGGCGGTGCAGCGCTCTGGCCGTCGCAGCGCCAAGCGCGTGCTGCCCGGCTTTGGCCTGACGCTGGGCTATACGCTGTTCTGGCTGAGCGTGATCGTGCTGGTGCCTCTGTCGGCGCTGGTGCTGCGCAGCTTCAGCCTGACGGGCGAGCAGTTCTGGGCCGCGGTGAGTTCGCCGCGCGTCCTGGCCTCGTACCGGTTGACCTTTGGCGCATCGCTGCTGGCGGCGCTGGTCAACCTGGTGTTCGGCCTGCTGCTGGCCTGGGTGCTGGTGCGCTACAAGTTCCCGGGCAAGAAGATTGTCGATGCGCTGGTGGACTTGCCGTTCGCCCTGCCCACGGCGGTCGCCGGCATCTCGCTGACGGCTTTGCTGGCCGGCAACGGCTGGGTCGGCCAGTACCTCGAGCCCATGGGCATCAAGCTCGCCTTCACGCCTGCAGGCGTGGTGATTGCGCTGATCTTCATTGGCTTGCCCTTTGTGGTGCGCACCGTGCAGCCCGTGCTGGAAGACACCGAAAAGGAGCTGGAAGAGGCCGCCACCTGCCTGGGCGCCACGCGCCTGCAGACCTTCACCAAGGTGATCCTGCCGTCCATCGCGCCGGCCTTGCTCACCGGCTTTGCCATGGCCTTTGCGCGGGCGATTGGTGAATACGGTTCGGTCATTTTCATCGCCGGCAACATGCCCATGATTTCTGAAATTACACCGCTGATCATCATCGGCAAGCTGGAGCAGTACGACTACGCGGGCGCCACGGCGGTCGCCGTGGTGATGCTGGTGATCTCCTTCCTGTTGCTGCTGGTCATCAATGGCCTGCAGGCCTGGCAGCGCCGCCGCGCGGGGATGCCAGCATGA
- the cysW gene encoding sulfate ABC transporter permease subunit CysW: MSGASNNTATNLSRVRAGTTESPWVRRTLIGIALVFLVLFLVLPLAAVFTEGLRKGFGPYFDGLFEPDAWAAIKLTLLTAAIAVPLNLVFGVAAAWAIAKYEFRGKAFLTTLIDLPFSVSPVVAGLMYVLVFGSHGWFGNWLSDHNIKVIFAVPGIVLATVFVTFPFIARELIPLMQAQGNDEEQASTVLGASGWQTFWYVTLPNIKWGLIYGVILCNARAMGEFGAVSVVSGHIRGQTNTIPLHVEILYNEYQSVAAFAVASLLALLALVTLLIKSVVEWRSEQERKAIAELPPERPQAGALV; encoded by the coding sequence ATGAGCGGCGCATCCAACAACACGGCCACCAACCTGAGCCGCGTGCGCGCGGGCACCACCGAGTCGCCCTGGGTGCGCCGTACCCTGATCGGCATCGCGCTGGTGTTCCTGGTGCTGTTCCTGGTGCTGCCGCTGGCGGCGGTCTTCACCGAAGGTCTGCGCAAGGGCTTTGGCCCTTACTTTGATGGCCTGTTCGAGCCTGATGCCTGGGCGGCGATCAAGCTCACGCTGCTGACGGCGGCCATCGCGGTGCCGCTGAACCTGGTGTTTGGCGTGGCTGCGGCCTGGGCCATTGCCAAGTACGAGTTTCGTGGCAAGGCCTTTCTCACCACGCTGATCGATCTGCCGTTCTCGGTGTCGCCGGTGGTCGCGGGCCTGATGTATGTGCTGGTGTTTGGTTCGCACGGCTGGTTTGGCAACTGGCTGTCGGACCACAACATCAAGGTCATCTTCGCGGTGCCGGGCATTGTGCTGGCCACGGTCTTCGTCACCTTTCCCTTCATCGCGCGCGAGCTGATCCCGCTGATGCAGGCGCAGGGCAATGACGAAGAACAGGCCTCCACGGTGCTGGGCGCCTCGGGCTGGCAGACCTTCTGGTATGTGACCTTGCCCAACATCAAGTGGGGCCTGATCTATGGCGTGATCCTGTGCAATGCGCGCGCCATGGGTGAGTTTGGTGCGGTGTCGGTGGTGTCGGGCCATATCCGCGGCCAGACCAACACCATTCCGCTGCATGTGGAAATTCTCTACAACGAGTACCAGTCGGTGGCGGCCTTTGCCGTGGCCTCGTTGTTGGCGCTGCTGGCGTTGGTCACGCTGCTGATCAAGTCCGTGGTGGAGTGGCGCAGCGAGCAAGAGCGCAAGGCGATCGCCGAGCTGCCGCCCGAGCGGCCGCAGGCCGGCGCCCTGGTCTGA
- a CDS encoding sulfate ABC transporter ATP-binding protein has product MSIEIRNVSKQFGNFHALRDVSLDIDSGELIALLGPSGCGKTTLLRIIAGLETADAGSILFAGADTTDVHVRDRQVGFVFQHYALFRHMTVFENVAFGLRVKPRSLRPSEAQIKEKVHSLLSLVQLDWLADRYPSQLSGGQRQRIALARALAVEPKVLLLDEPFGALDAKVRKELRRWLRRLHDELHVTSIFVTHDQEEALEVADRVVLMNSGRVEQSGSPQEVWDHPASPFVYGFLGDVNLFHGRADQGQVHVEGIRLDAPEHAGAQDAKAYAYVRPHDLDVQRYTPGAEKDADGHARGIVAVLERAIVVGPTARLELVAVEPKAAVGDGKDTLIEAQIPAEQFRALGLREGETVVLTPRRARVFVD; this is encoded by the coding sequence ATGAGCATTGAAATCCGCAACGTCAGCAAGCAGTTCGGCAACTTCCACGCGCTGCGCGACGTGAGCCTGGACATCGATTCTGGCGAACTCATCGCGCTGTTGGGCCCTTCGGGCTGTGGCAAGACCACGTTGCTGCGCATCATCGCGGGCCTGGAGACGGCCGACGCCGGCAGCATCCTGTTTGCCGGCGCAGACACCACCGACGTGCATGTGCGCGACCGGCAGGTGGGCTTTGTGTTTCAGCACTACGCGCTGTTTCGCCACATGACCGTGTTCGAGAACGTGGCCTTCGGCCTGCGCGTGAAGCCGCGCAGCCTGCGCCCGAGCGAGGCGCAGATCAAGGAGAAGGTGCACTCGCTGCTCAGCCTGGTGCAGCTCGACTGGCTGGCCGACCGCTATCCGTCGCAGCTCTCCGGCGGCCAGCGCCAGCGCATCGCCCTGGCGCGTGCGTTGGCGGTAGAGCCCAAGGTACTGCTGCTGGACGAGCCTTTTGGCGCGCTCGACGCCAAGGTGCGCAAGGAACTGCGCCGCTGGCTGCGCCGGCTGCATGATGAATTGCACGTGACCAGCATCTTCGTCACCCACGACCAGGAAGAAGCGCTGGAGGTGGCCGACCGCGTGGTGCTGATGAACAGCGGCCGCGTCGAGCAAAGCGGCTCGCCGCAAGAGGTCTGGGACCATCCGGCCAGCCCCTTCGTCTACGGTTTTCTGGGCGACGTCAACCTGTTCCATGGCCGCGCCGACCAAGGCCAGGTGCACGTCGAAGGCATCCGGCTGGATGCGCCCGAGCACGCTGGCGCGCAGGACGCAAAAGCCTACGCCTATGTGCGCCCGCATGATCTCGATGTGCAGCGCTATACGCCCGGTGCCGAGAAAGACGCAGACGGCCATGCACGCGGCATCGTCGCTGTGCTGGAGCGCGCCATCGTGGTCGGCCCTACCGCCCGGTTGGAGCTGGTGGCCGTCGAACCCAAGGCGGCGGTGGGCGATGGCAAGGACACGCTGATCGAGGCCCAGATCCCGGCCGAGCAGTTCCGTGCCCTGGGCCTGCGCGAGGGCGAGACCGTGGTGCTGACGCCGCGGCGCGCGCGCGTGTTTGTCGATTGA
- a CDS encoding disulfide bond formation protein B — translation MLWTLFDTHPRRVLAAISVVCVAMLAFGLYLQHVVGLEPCPMCIVQRYALILVAVFAAIAAMLRGRGGRRVLALLAVLAAGFGAFTAARQSFLQWYPPEFASCSRDFYGMIETFPLKRAIPMIFKGSGDCTAIDWTFLGGSIANWAFVAFVVLGLALLVLLARSFRRA, via the coding sequence ATCTTGTGGACCTTGTTTGACACGCACCCGCGCCGGGTGCTGGCCGCCATCAGCGTGGTTTGTGTGGCCATGCTGGCTTTTGGCCTCTACCTGCAGCACGTGGTGGGGCTGGAGCCTTGCCCTATGTGCATCGTGCAGCGCTATGCGCTGATCCTGGTGGCGGTTTTTGCGGCGATTGCGGCCATGCTGCGTGGCCGTGGCGGCCGCCGGGTCCTGGCCTTGCTGGCTGTGCTGGCAGCAGGCTTTGGCGCCTTTACCGCAGCGCGGCAGAGCTTTCTGCAGTGGTACCCGCCGGAGTTCGCCTCCTGCAGCCGCGACTTCTACGGAATGATCGAGACCTTCCCGCTCAAGCGCGCGATCCCCATGATCTTCAAGGGCAGCGGCGACTGCACGGCGATTGACTGGACCTTCCTGGGCGGCTCCATCGCCAACTGGGCATTCGTGGCCTTTGTCGTGCTGGGCCTGGCGCTGCTGGTCTTGCTGGCACGCAGTTTTCGCCGCGCGTAA
- a CDS encoding glutathione S-transferase, which produces MRARLAIAISGQACELREVVLRNKPQQLRDASPKATVPVLVDTDGTVLEQSLDIMYWALQRHDPEGWLAHDAQALIAECDGPFKYHLDRYKYPERYPGADALEHRCAGAQFVLRLDTQLARTPQLCGPLTSLADMAIAPFVRQFALTDAAWFSTEPWPHVRGWLEAWWSSALFASVMQKYPPWQLGDAPMLFGGDAPSLPSGQAKLSVAQPVQPLR; this is translated from the coding sequence ATGCGCGCCCGGCTGGCCATCGCCATCAGCGGCCAAGCCTGTGAGTTGCGTGAAGTGGTGTTGCGCAACAAGCCACAGCAGTTGCGCGACGCATCGCCCAAGGCCACGGTGCCGGTGCTGGTGGATACCGACGGCACAGTGCTAGAGCAAAGCCTGGACATCATGTACTGGGCCTTGCAGCGCCATGACCCGGAAGGCTGGCTGGCCCACGATGCACAGGCATTGATTGCCGAGTGCGACGGGCCTTTCAAGTACCACTTGGACCGCTACAAATACCCGGAGCGCTATCCGGGCGCCGATGCCCTGGAACACCGCTGCGCTGGTGCGCAGTTTGTGCTGCGGCTCGACACACAACTGGCCAGGACACCGCAACTCTGTGGCCCGCTAACGAGCCTCGCGGATATGGCCATTGCGCCATTCGTGCGGCAGTTTGCCTTGACCGATGCCGCCTGGTTCAGCACTGAGCCGTGGCCACATGTGCGCGGCTGGCTGGAGGCCTGGTGGTCATCGGCATTGTTCGCATCCGTGATGCAGAAATACCCGCCATGGCAGCTAGGCGACGCACCAATGCTATTTGGTGGTGATGCGCCAAGCTTGCCATCCGGGCAAGCGAAACTCAGCGTGGCGCAGCCTGTTCAGCCACTGCGCTGA
- a CDS encoding rhodanese-related sulfurtransferase: MQQPFLTAALYKFVALPDYAALQAPLLACCEAQGVKGTLLLAEEGINGTIAGPPAGVQAVLAWLRSDPRLADLQHKEASAQLMPFYRMKVRLKREIVTLGVPGLNPAEHAGTYVKPQNWNALIEQPGVVLVDVRNDYEVAIGSFEGAVDPLTKSFSELPAWVARESQPGGVLAGDGATKPRVAMFCTGGIRCEKSTAYLRTQGFDEVYHLEGGILKYLETVPEDQSRWHGDCFVFDERVSVGHGLAPGHHELCRSCRWPLGAAELASPLFQRGISCPYCHGTRSEEEMQGLAERQKQVELARQRAQAHIGARMPGKPDPDG, encoded by the coding sequence ATGCAGCAGCCCTTCCTGACCGCAGCGCTCTACAAGTTCGTGGCGCTGCCCGACTACGCCGCGCTGCAGGCGCCGTTGCTGGCCTGCTGCGAGGCGCAAGGCGTCAAGGGCACGCTGCTGCTGGCAGAAGAAGGCATCAACGGCACCATCGCCGGCCCGCCAGCGGGCGTGCAGGCCGTGCTGGCCTGGCTGCGCAGCGACCCGCGCCTGGCCGACCTGCAGCACAAGGAAGCCAGCGCACAGCTCATGCCCTTCTACCGCATGAAGGTGCGGCTCAAGCGCGAGATCGTGACCCTGGGCGTACCCGGCCTGAACCCGGCCGAGCATGCGGGCACCTACGTCAAGCCACAAAACTGGAACGCGCTGATTGAGCAGCCGGGCGTGGTGCTGGTCGATGTGCGCAACGACTACGAAGTGGCCATTGGCAGCTTCGAGGGCGCGGTCGATCCCCTGACCAAAAGCTTTTCAGAACTGCCTGCCTGGGTCGCGCGTGAATCGCAGCCTGGTGGCGTGCTGGCTGGTGATGGCGCCACCAAGCCGCGCGTGGCCATGTTCTGCACTGGCGGCATCCGTTGCGAGAAATCCACCGCCTACCTGCGCACCCAGGGTTTCGACGAGGTCTACCACCTGGAAGGCGGCATCCTCAAGTACCTGGAGACGGTGCCCGAAGACCAAAGCCGCTGGCATGGCGACTGCTTTGTGTTCGATGAGCGGGTGTCGGTAGGCCACGGCCTGGCGCCGGGCCACCACGAGCTATGCCGCTCCTGCCGCTGGCCGCTGGGCGCAGCGGAGCTGGCCTCGCCGCTGTTCCAGCGCGGCATCAGTTGCCCCTATTGCCACGGCACGCGCAGTGAAGAAGAAATGCAAGGCTTGGCCGAGCGCCAAAAGCAGGTCGAGCTGGCACGGCAGCGGGCCCAGGCGCATATCGGCGCACGCATGCCCGGCAAGCCAGACCCCGATGGCTGA
- the argA gene encoding amino-acid N-acetyltransferase — MSAVFNFTFVPWFRSVAPYIHLHRGKTFVVAIAGEAIAAGKLQTIAQDIALIQSMGVKIVLVHGFRPQVNEQLLAKGHEPKYSHGIRITDSVALDCAQEAAGQLRYEIEAAFSQGLPNTPMAGSTVRIISGNFLTARPVGIVDGVDFKHSGLVRKVDTAGILRSLDFGAMVLLSPFGFSPTGEAFNLTMEEVATSVALELQADKLIFLTEVPGIRLRPTEPEGENDDNPIDTEMPLATAERLLAELPAPLLPTDPGFYLQHCVTACKGGVERSHILPFAVDGALLLEVYVHDGIGTMVIDEKLEELREATADDVGGILQLIEPFEKDGTLVKRSRTEIERDADHYSIVEHDGVIFACAALYPYAEARTGEMAALTVSPQSQGQGDGEKILRRVEQRARAMGLSSIFVLTTRTMHWFLKRGFQPVDPDWLPEARKRKYNWDRKSQVLVKKL; from the coding sequence CCTTTGTCGTGGCCATCGCGGGGGAAGCCATTGCCGCCGGCAAGCTGCAGACCATTGCCCAGGACATCGCGCTGATCCAGAGCATGGGCGTGAAGATCGTGCTGGTGCACGGCTTCCGGCCGCAGGTCAACGAGCAGTTGCTCGCCAAGGGCCATGAGCCCAAGTACTCGCACGGCATCCGCATCACCGACAGCGTGGCGCTTGATTGCGCACAAGAGGCCGCCGGCCAGTTGCGCTACGAGATCGAAGCCGCCTTCAGCCAAGGCCTGCCCAACACGCCCATGGCGGGCTCCACGGTGCGCATCATCTCGGGCAACTTCCTGACCGCACGGCCCGTGGGCATCGTCGACGGCGTGGACTTCAAGCACTCGGGCCTGGTGCGCAAGGTGGACACGGCCGGCATCCTGCGCTCGCTGGATTTCGGCGCCATGGTGCTGCTTTCGCCGTTTGGCTTCTCCCCCACCGGCGAAGCCTTCAACCTGACCATGGAAGAGGTCGCCACCAGCGTCGCCCTTGAGCTGCAGGCCGACAAGCTGATCTTCCTGACCGAAGTACCCGGCATCCGCCTGCGCCCCACCGAGCCCGAAGGCGAGAACGACGACAACCCGATCGACACCGAAATGCCCCTGGCCACGGCCGAGCGGCTGCTGGCCGAACTGCCCGCGCCGCTGCTGCCGACCGACCCCGGCTTCTATCTGCAGCACTGCGTCACGGCCTGCAAGGGCGGCGTGGAACGCAGCCACATCCTGCCCTTTGCGGTGGATGGCGCGCTGCTGCTGGAGGTGTATGTGCATGACGGCATCGGCACCATGGTCATCGACGAAAAGCTCGAAGAACTGCGCGAGGCCACCGCCGACGACGTGGGCGGCATCCTGCAACTGATCGAGCCCTTCGAGAAGGACGGCACCCTGGTCAAGCGCAGCCGCACCGAGATCGAGCGCGACGCCGACCACTACTCCATCGTCGAGCACGACGGCGTGATATTTGCCTGCGCCGCGCTCTACCCCTATGCCGAGGCCCGCACCGGCGAAATGGCCGCCCTCACCGTCTCGCCACAAAGCCAGGGCCAAGGCGATGGCGAAAAGATCCTGCGCCGCGTCGAGCAGCGCGCTCGCGCCATGGGCCTCAGCAGCATCTTTGTGCTCACCACGCGCACCATGCACTGGTTCTTGAAGCGCGGCTTCCAACCGGTCGATCCAGACTGGCTACCCGAGGCGCGCAAGCGCAAGTACAACTGGGACCGCAAGAGCCAGGTGCTGGTCAAGAAACTGTAA